CGCCCCGTTCCCCTCCGCGCAAGAAGTTTCATTTGGCAGATGCAGCAGGCAAGGAGTAGGGTcaagctaggaggatgtccctAGTTGAATAAATCATTTAGTCTCATGTGTTCTAGTTGTCTTGTATCATTTGTGCTTGCgtctgtagtgtgaaccttgttttgagttggatctttgcatgaGTTGGTGTAATGTGagggtttcccctctacattgtatcagttaataatataataatagttaggagtccctttctttctttgtttcatGCTTATCTGTTTTTtctgttcttgtcttgtttaTCCGCCCTTACTTTTCACTTATGTTCCCCACTCAAACCTTGGCTAccaatagatggtgaacaccaggcgtggcaacaacaacaacgtcaaCGACAACGTCAATGACAACGCCAACAACAACGCCACCAACCAGCGCGAtcttccacccccgccccctctgATGGATGCTAATCAAGTGATGAACATTCTCCAAGACTTAGTCCAGCCTATCAACAAGCAACCCTAAGGCTAGCAAGCACCGCCACAACAGTCGTAGTCCAACCTCAGaactttcttgagcactcagccacccacccTCTCTCAAGCAGTTGAGCCcatggaggctgatgactggctgAAGACAATAGAGAGCAAGCTGCAGATAGCTCGGTGCATTGGAAGGGAGAAAGTTCTTTTCGCATCTCATCAACTGATTGGTCCAGCTCAAGAATGGTGTATAGCTGACACTGCCGCCCACGAGGATCCCCTGGAGATCACTTGGGCAGAGTTTCGGGATAGCTTTCGTACACACAATGTCCCC
The nucleotide sequence above comes from Phragmites australis chromosome 4, lpPhrAust1.1, whole genome shotgun sequence. Encoded proteins:
- the LOC133914655 gene encoding uncharacterized protein LOC133914655 — translated: MVNTRRGNNNNVNDNVNDNANNNATNQRDLPPPPPLMDANQPPTLSQAVEPMEADDWLKTIESKLQIARCIGREKVLFASHQLIGPAQEWCIADTAAHEDPLEITWAEFRDSFRTHNVPVGEVKLKRKEFLNLKKRPMSVREYLTKFTQFSR